The segment GAATAGAGTCTTGACCTTCAATTTGGGTCAGGGTGAGGGCTTCTGATTTATTGATGCGATCGCCCTCGATGATTTTTTGGGTTAATTCCTCAAGCCATGCTTTTAATGCCTCTGTTTCTTGAGGCGGTTGGGAAATGGATTGAGTCTGAAGAAGAGACGGTGATAAGGGGGCTTGAACCACAATTGGTTTTACCTGATACTGCTTAAAGTCCTCAGCATTGTATCACAGAACTATCTCGTCAATAATTCCTTTCAACTTGTGGAAAACTTGTGGAAAAAGTCTTTCTTTCTTGATAGGGTGACGAAGGGATTAAACTCTAGACAGAGCTATAATACAGAAAAAGCCACAACCGAAAGATTACAAGAATTGGGGATTGATTTAGAGGAATAGTCATCTAAGCTTAACAGGAGGTTAGCAATTATGGTTTATGCTTGTGAACTCGGAAATAGCCAGACAGTTTATCTGAATAACCAAGGGAATCAAACTACTATTACCGTTGCAAGTGTTGGAGTGGGACAACAACAACAATCTAGCACCTCTTTCTTAACGGGACAATGGCTATCTCCTCCTCAACTCTATCGGACTGGAAATGGCGTTATCCTCAAAATTACTACTGCTACAGGGGAATCCTATATTCAACTACAAGGAAACAACATTAGTTTGATGGGAAGAACTCCAGGGTTAGGAAATGCTCAACAGATGCAAATTCATCAAGTAACCAATATTCCTAATACTATGCCATCAATGCAACCCATGGAACCGATGCAACCCATGCAAGCGATCAAAATGGGGGATATGCAGATGAACATGAACCCGATGGAGATGCGGATGGGAAATATGCAAATGAAAATGGGAGAACATCCCCAACCATCCCCACAATTTTGCAGTCAATGCGGGGCAAAAGTTCAAGGGGGCGATCGCTTTTGTTCGAGTTGCGGCCATCGTCTAATCTAATAGTAGGGAGGCCAATCCTCACCTAGAGGATATCTTCAAAAAAATCGATCTATAAAGGCTTTTAACCCATGAATGAACCCGTTACCGTTACCTATTCTTTGGAGCAAGTTTTATCAAGATTAGAACAGAAAATGGATCGATTAGAGGACAAGATAGACAGCAATCAGAAAGAGATCAAACAAGAGATTAAAGACCTTAACCAGAAAATAGATAAGCAGTCACAAGAAATCGCAACGATTCAAGCGATTTTACAGACAAAACAGCCATTAATCCAGAAAATGCCTGATTTGGCTGAAAAAGTCGGGGAATTAAAAAACTGGCGACAAATCGTCATTATTGCGATAACAGCCATCATTACTGGCTCAATTACTTGGGTGATTCGCGGAGGAACCTTTAAACCCTAACCATTTTCGGGGGAGAAAGCCAATCCATTAAATTAGGCGATCGCTTTTGTTCGAGTTGGGGCAATCGTCTAACCTAATAGTAGGATGGGTAATGCCCACCTAAAAATAGACACCAGAAAAGAAGGAGTTTAACCCATGAATGAACCCGTCACCGTTACTTATTCCCTCGAGCAAGTTTTATCGAGATTAGAACAGAAAATCGACCGATTAGAGGACAAAATAGACAAACAAACAGAAGAAATTGCAACGATTAGAGCGACTTTACAGGCACAACAGCCATTAATGCAGAAAATCCCTGATTTAGCGGAAAAAGTCGGGGAATTGAAAAACTGGCGACAAATCGTCATTATTGCGATAACAGCCATCATTACTGGCTCAATTACTTGGGTGATTCGCGGAGGAACCTTTAAACCCTAACCTAACAAGTAGATAACAATTAGGAGTTTAACCAATGAGTCAGATCCCTATTAAAGAGACTTATTCTTTATATGAAACCGACTATCCTTTGTGGCTAGAAAAACAAGCTATCGCTCTTAAAAACCGTGATATTAATGCTTTAGACTGGGATAATTTATTAGGGGAAATAGAGTCCTTGGGTAACGAACAGATTCACGCAGTTAATAATCTTTTAAAGCAAATTATTATCCATCGTTTAAAACTTGATTATTCCTCTGAGATTTATTCGAGACACCATTGGAAGTGTGAAATTAATAGCTTTATTGATACTCTTGAAGATAAATTAACCAATTCTATTCGCAATAAAATTGACCTAGAAAAGCCTTACTCTAGAGCTAGACGGACAGTTTTAGAGAACTACAATCTTGATTTGCCTAAAGAATGCCCCTATGCTCTTGATGAATTAATGACCTATCTTGATACAAAAATTGATCGAAACTAAAGGAGATATTGCTTGATCTAAAGATTATAAAGGCTACCCAAGAATAAGCTAAGCTGTTCATCATTTAATTTGGTCGTTATAGCTTATTCAATGGCAAATCCTGTATATTGTCGTTGGTGGGGAGCATAATAAGCTAAAACGATATCTTCTTTGGGAACACCCCATTCTACCAATTCATTAGCAACACCAATTTCTGTGCCATCATGTTGTATCCAAATTTTGTCATTTTTGAGATCAATTTGCAGGACGCAACCTCTTAAACGTCGATTTCCGTGCCAACCGACATTCATTAATTGATAGTGATCTCTTTCTTTATCAAATATTTTTTGGACTTCAATCTGTCCATATTTAGGTTTATATTGTTCATATTGATCGATTATTTTTTTGACTAATTCTCGATATTTTTCTAATTTTTCCATTGTTTAATTACCTCTTGATTGACATCATAAACAATAAGTTTGATTTGGTATTTTGCTACTGATTTTTGTGTGAAAACAAGGGTAAAGAAAGTTTCATAAATATCTTCAGTAACTGCCAAGTCAAGCTCCCTTTCTGGTTCAATATTTTCTAAGACAAGACGATAGTTTAAAAATTGTCCGAGGGCTGTATGAAATTCAGCAATTAAAGAAGGACGATTAAACGTTTTAATTTCTACAGCAATTTTTTGTTTATTTTTTTCAGCAGCAATAATTTTTTCTACTCCTAAGTCAACATACATATCAACACCTCCATAATCAAGATATAGAGGATCATCAGTAATTTTCCAACCGTCTTTGACTAGGGCTTTTTTAACCGTATCATGAAAGATATCTTTAGCTGGCATAAAATATCTTGTTTTATTAACTTATTTCAATGATTGTCACTTTCTCGTACTGTATTTAATTATAGCAGGTTTATTTAATTGGTTCGTTTGTTCCCAAAAATTCTAGAGAAAACCTGCCCTTACGGGAAATTAAACCCCACAAAAAAAATCGCCTCCTCTTAATACAACTTCAGAGAAGGCACGGTAGTAGTCTTAATGATAGACTTGATACGATGGATACGATAGAAAATGTTAAGGATACCAAGGTTTAGGGTTTAGGGAACATTATGTCAATTAACTATCCACACATTCTAGGCTTTGGTAGATCCTTTTTTGTCTTTTTTGTTAAGTTTGCGTTTGAATGCACCACCAAAAGCAACCGCAGCACCAGCACCTAACATGGTGAGGGGTTCGGGTACAGCAGTAATTGTTGCAGAGTAACTTCCATTAGCGCGACCATTAAAAGTCACTGTACCTGTTCCAAGTATATTTCCACTAAAATCAGAGAAAGTACCTGTGAATTCTGGGAAAACGAAGCCTAAAGCTCCGAAATCCTGAATAGTGAATGGATTATTGACTGTAAAAATGATGTCATCAGTAGTAGTTGGGGTGTTGTTAGTAAGAGTAACAAAAGGATTTACTGCCGTAGCACTATAGTAAGTCACACCCCCAGAGGAAGAAACAAAAGAGAGTGTAATATTGCTCAAAAATGCGTCAGTATCAATATAGCTCACGAAGGTACCGGTAGTACCCTCAACCTCCCCAGCACCACTGCCATCAAAATCAAGAACAGTTCCACTATTAGTGCGGGCAAAAGTCCCAGTTATATCGAGTTGAGAACCACCAATAATAGCCGCTTCAGCCGAAGTACTACTTAAAGTTAGGGTCACAACAGTTCCCATTAACGCTGCACCTAAAGCAGCCGGTTTAAAATCTAACATAGGCATGAGTTTAAGCTCCTCAAAATGTACACAAATGAATGATGAATAAGGTGAATCACCCTGCCATCCATTATTTCATAGCCATGTTAAAGTTCGTGTATACGCTCGCGTATAACTTGTTAGTTTTATGTATAATTTCGGAACGTTTACGTTGGGGCAGGTTTAGCCGAAATTGATGTCATTGTTTAGGGATTTATGTCCAAAAGCTACCATGAATTTTATCAAAAACTCACCCCTACAAATTTGGGATAATTAATTCAATTGCCTGATTAATAATAGCAGTTTTATCAACCATTATAGCAATTTCTTCGGGTGCATATTTTCCTTCAAATGCTTGCTTTGCTGGTCTTTTTAGCCCCAATTCATAAGCGTCCTCTAACGTCTCCCTCACCTCATCTACTGTTAAATAATTACCCCCAGTTTTGCGCCGTTTATTAGTCCGTTGAATTTCCTTAACTGCATTAGCAATGGATAATTCCCATGAATAGGTTGTTCGTTTTTCTGATGCTTATTTAATCAGATGTAAAAGTAAAATCTTACTAACGCTAAAAATTTTATTGAGCCTATCATCCTTGGTCATTTCTGTCAGTTCATCTACCAATAATAAAGCATCAGTAATATTTCCTTCTAGCAGTAAATCTTTTAAGGTTAATAACTCTTCTATTGCTGCTTTCTCCTAATATTCAAAACCTTCTGAAATACTGCCTTCTGGTTCTACCTCCACGTCCAGCGTTTTGAGTCGTTGCTCAAGCAAGATGAGTTTTTGTTCGATCTAAGTTAATCTATCCTCTGACATCTCATTATTCTGCCCTATCTGTGGTGATCAGCCCAATTTGTGAAGTACCCCACCCTACTTCGTTGAGGGTGGGGCTTCCTACCCTCAAGAACTAACGCTCTTGATACACTGCATTTCAACAGTTTGGTTAGGCGTAGATTCGGACACTTCCTGCTCTATATATCCGTCGGAAAATTGCAGCAAATTCCAACAAGCATTAATATCTCTGTCATGATGTGCATGACATTCCCGACAAGTCCATTCTCTATCTTTTAGGGTTAAATCTTCTTTGATATACCCACAGTTAGAGCATCTCTTAGAACTCGGAAAGAATCTATCAACTCGCTTAATTTCACAGCCATAGATATCCCCTTTGTATTCTAAAAGAGTTAAGAATTGTCCCCATGCTACGTCGCTTATTTGCTTGGCTAATTTTCGATTTTTGACTATCCCTTTAATGTTTAAGTCCTCACAACTAATAACTTGGTTTTCGTTAGTTAGTTTGAGACTTATTTTATGTTGATAGTCTAATCTTTGGTTAGCAACTTTTTCATGAATCTTAGCTACTCTAACTCTGGCTTTATTCCTGTTGTTAGAATCTTTGACTTTGCGACTTAACCTCCTTTGTCTAATTTTTAACCGTCTTAACGAACGTTGGAAATAACGGGGATTAGGGAATTTTTCAGGCTTAGACGTAATCACGAAATCTTTTAATCCTAGATCAAGTCCAATTTTTTCTCCATTTAAAGGAGCTTTAGAGATTTCTAATTCAGTAACAATAGAGGCATAATATTTACCTGATGCGGTTTTCGTAATGGTTACACTTTTAATTTCCCCTTCAATTTCTCGATGAATGACCATTTTAATCGGGGTCATTTTCGGTAATTTAAGTTTGCTTTCTTCAGTGATTGAAAAATGTTGAGGCACTCGAAAAGACTGCTTATTTGAGCGTTTTTTAAACCTAGGGAATTTAGCTAATCCTTTAAAAAAGCGAGAGTAAGCGGTTTCTAAGTTTTTAAGAGTTTGCTGCAAGGCTTGAGAATTAACCTCGTTTAGCCATTCAAATTCCTTTTTTAAAGATGTTAGTAATTTAGCCCATTCTTTGTAACGCAAACTTTTCTGGCAGTCGGTGTAGATATCGGTAGTTAAGCGCAAAAAATAGTTGTACACAAACCTTGAACAGCCAAAGCATTTAGCTAAGAATTGTTGCTGCTCTTGATTGGGATACAACCTGAATCGATACGTTTTATTACCCATATCTATTCCCTCGTTAAGAATAGTCTAGCATAGGTTATCTGTTTTGTACAAAAAAGTTAAGCTATATATGGACTCCCTTCGGTCGGTTTATTTGTTGGTCCCCATTCATCCCCAACTTTTTGAGAAGGTGGAGTATTCTGGCGACATCAGGATAAACAATGGACGAACGGGATTAGCCCCTACAAAAAACGTTGTTGGAATGTAGGGGTTAACGGTGTTAACCCACAATGTCATCTCTGATAGAATTTTACCCGTTATCAGAAAAATTGGGTCTAAAACCCTGCCTTTGAAGACAGAAAGTTTTTGGAGCGGGGCTTAAATCCCCGTTATAAAAACTACTTCTGTAGGGGCTAAATATTATTAAGCCCCTACTGACTTCTGACTTCGTTAAGCCAGGAAAGCCCAAATCCCTTTCTAAATTTACCGAATGTATTCTTTAAGAATACTATTGCGGTTGGGATGACGGAGCTTTCGTAGTGCTTTAGCCTCAATTTGACGGATTCTCTCACGGGTAACATTAAAGATCTGTCCAATTTCTTCGAGGGTTTTCATTCGTCCATCGTCTAACCCGTACCGCAACCGCAGCACATCCCGTTCCCGTGGACTAAGGGTATCGAGGACATTTTCGAGATCTTCGCGTAGGAGATTTTTCGACACCTCATCTTCAGGGTTTTCCCCATCAGCCTCAATAAAATCCCCCAGGCGGGAATCTTCTTCCTTACCAATGGGGGTTTCAAGGGATATGGGTAATTGGGCGGATTTAGCAATAAACCGTAACTTTTCGATGGTCATCTCCATGCGAGTCGCAATTTCCTCTTCTGTCGGTTTTCGGCGCATCTCTTGGGAGAGAATCTTGGTGGTTTTCTTAATCCGAGAGATGGTTTCGTACAGGTGTACTGGGAGACGAATCGTACGGGATTGATCAGCGATCGCTCTGGTAATGGCTTGACGAATCCACCAAGTGGCGTAAGTCGAAAACTTATACCCTTTTTCGTGGTCAAACTTTTCAGCCGCCCGAATTAAGCCCAGGGAACCTTCTTGAATTAAATCTTGAAAAGATAACCCCCGATTCATGTATTTTTTGGCAATCGAAACCACTAGACGCAGGTTAGAATGGACCATTTTGTCCTTGGCTTTGCGCCCCAGATAGAGACGACGCTGAAAAGCGTGCCACTCCATATTGATCGCCTGTGACCATTCGAGATCCGTGGGGAAGCGTCCCATGTGTTCGGTCATTTTTTCGCGGATTCTCTCTAATTCCAGTAAATCCGCAATTTTACGCGCCAGTTCAATCTCTTCTTCCGCGCGCAATAGTCGAATGCGACCGATTTCTTGGAGGTAAATCCGAATGGAGTCTTCTGTATAAGGCTTTTTCTTGTTGGGATCGCGGCGGCGAGAAGCACTAAGCTTTCGGGTTTTTTTCCCTTCTGGGTTAGCCATTACCTCGTCAAGAGCCTCATCAGTCATTAGCTCTATTTCTTCGCCTTCATCGGGATCGATGAAGAAGGGTAAATCGATTTGAGGCTCTGTAAGGGTTAGTAGGTCATTAGCCTGCGTCATGCCGTTTTCCTCTTGCTCCTTGAAGTGCAAAACTAGAAGATAGGGTGTAATTGGGAGTTGATTGAAGTCAACCCGTCTGGGTAAGGTTAATCCTTTGGTTGGGATTGTCATTTTCTTGGGGGAATTGGCTCAACAGCTAGAGCTTAATCGACCACGATAGTCTTGTGAGTCTTGAACTACCTGTGCTGAGAATACCCAAGATGGATAGTTAGTGGTCAAAAAAATTGAAGACCTATCCGATTGTAGCCTCGATTACAAAAAATCGGGTATGGTTTTTGTTTTAATTGCAGAAGATCCTCGGAAGTTTCGGGAAAATGGTTAGGGGACTGGGAAGTCATAAGCATGGGAATCGGTTTCCTTAAAAGATGGGTGATAGCGATTGGTCATTATCGGTTGACCTAAATAACCTGGGTTCAGGGTTCGGGGCTCGGAGTTAGCCTTTTCGCTTATCCCGAACTCACGTTACATAATACTTAACTCTCATTTTGAAGTCATTGACTTCAAAATGATAGTCGGCTGATCACAAACCAATCAAGACACATAGATATCATCAGCTAACTTTAGATTAAGCTTTGAATTAACGTGCCTTGACAATTTCAGCTAGGTAATGTTTCTAGGCATAGGTAAAATCTTCAGCTATTGTAGTGAATGTGACTGCAAAGTTCAAGATAACTTATTCTGGCCAGCTTGGGAGCAGTGGACAGTCAATAGTAGATTTGTTCTGGAAGAGCTGCCAAAAATTAGTCCTTTTATTCATACGTTAGCAGAGTTTTTCTGATGTCGAGTCAATATGGCTCACGAATTGTTAACTAATATCAAAGTTTGATGACTGATAGTCAATCGTCACTACCGTAATATCGCTGTTATAAGGGTTTTATTGGCTATTTGACTGTGATATCTATCACAGTTTCTGCCTAGGTGAATCAACAAAAATCTTCACTATTGCCTGTTACCCGTTGTGACGTTTCCTTGATCAAAGGGCGGTGACTTTACAAAGCTGGTAGGGCTAAGACAGAAATAACAATTCCCCAAGCCAAGCCAACAAAGACTTGAAAGGGGGTGTGTCCGAGGAGTTCTTTAAGACGTTCTTCGTTTAAGTGGTGGCCATCGTGAAAAAACTCATCAAGGATTTGATTGAGAATACGGGCTTGTTTTCCGGCGGCTTGACGAACGCCGGCTGCATCGTACATAACAATCACAGCAAACAGGGAGGCGATCGCAAATTCTGGACTTTCCCAACCGACGGTTAAGCCGACCCCTGTGGCCAATGCTCCCACTAAGGCTGAATGGGAGCTAGGCATTCCGCCAGTGGACACGAAAAAGCGAGGATTAATTTTACCGTTGCGTAATAATTCGATAATCACTTTTAATCCTTGAGCCGAAAAACAGGCCAGCAGGGATGCTGACAAGATGGGATTGTGCAAAATAGCCTCAAAATCCTGCATAATCAGTTGGTTAAGCAAATTTAGTTATTGCGGGTGACGATAAAATTAGCGATCGCCCTTAGGGGTTCCGCTTTATTGCCATAGGGGGTTAATTGAGCGATCGCGCCACTAACCAAATTTTGGGCTTGTTTTTTAGATTCTTCGAGTCCCCAAAGACTAGGATAGGTTGCTTTTTGGTCTCTAAGATCTTTTCCGGCGGTTTTGCCTAATTCTTCTTGAGTGGAAGTAATATCTAAAATGTCATCGATTATTTGGAAAGCTAAGCCGATATTCTGGGCGTATTGAGATAGACGTTGAATATCTTCAGTGGAGCCCCCGGCTAAAATTGCCCCAGAAACCACTGAGGTTTCGAGCAGGGCTCCGGTTTTGTGGGTATGAATAAATTTCAAGGTATCTACGGTAATATCGGGTTTCCCTTCTGATTCTAGGTCGAGTACTTGGCCTCCGACTAATCCGGCCGGACCGACGGTACGACCCAAACGGCCAAGAACGTTGATAAGATTATGAGGGTCTACATTGCGGGTTTGGGTGGCTGCGTATTCAAAGGCATAGGCTAATAGACCATCTCCGGCTAAAATAGCGATATCTTCTCCATACTTCTTATGATTCGTTAACTTACCTCGGCGATAGTCATCGTTGTCCATCGCGGGCAGGTCATCGTGAATTAAAGACATCGTATGAATCATTTCTAAGGCACAAGCTGTTGGCAGTGCCATTTCGAGAGTGCCTCCAAGGAGTTCACAGGTGGTTAAGCAGAGAATCGGTCTTAGTCGCTTCCCCCCTGCCAATAGGGAGTAACGCATCGCTTCATAGATTGTTTCGGGACGGGTAATAGCAAGAGAGCGGTCTAATGCTGCTTCAACTAGCTGTTGTTTATCTTTGAGATAGGACGCAAGGTCGAAATTTGATGTTTCTTGCTGCGTCACAAGGGTTTCGCCTGTTGTGACCATATCTAAGTGCCTTCAACCAACCAACTTGTTTGTACTATATTATTAATAATTAATTTTACCTTATTGGTAGCACTCTTTTGACCTTTGATATCAAACCTGCTTCTTATGAGATTTACGAAGGGAGTAAAGCCAGTTTGGAAATGTATGAATTAATTGGGGGAACCTATGAGTTATTATCCCCCAATCAAAGAGGACATTATCCGATTAAGCATTTAAAGGTAATTTATTATTTAGATAGAGATGAACCGGCTGAACTTGAACAACAAAGAAGCGATCGCCTCATTGCTCAACTATATGCTTTAAAGTACGTTAGGGGTTAGAACCCGAACTGTAGTCAAAGTCATTTGCTTGTTCTAGTAGCTCACACTCTTCCGTCCTGATTGCCCCGATCGCCATCAATCAAGTTATAATTTGTTACAAAACCGATTAAGAAAGATTTCCTAATGAGTAATCCTGTCCTCCATGCCTTTTTCCTCGGTCGAGCCTTTGCTGAAGTCCTCAGCGAGAAAATTGAAGACAGTTTGACCAATGCCCTCAGCGAATTGGGCAAATTTGACGCAGAACAGCGCGAACACCTGCGGCAATTTATCGAAGAAGTCCAAGCCAGGGCTCAAGTCGATGTCACCCAAGGCAGTACAGCCACCAGTTCCTCTGGAGAAGACTCCCCTACTGACTTACAAGAAACCATCGACGATCTCAGAGCCGAAATTGCCCGTCTCAAAGCGGAATTAAAGAATTATCGTGCTCAAAAAGCTTAATATTTGCCTATTTATTCTCCTTGTCCCTCACCCCCCAAAACCGAGTGTCTGCCCTGTCATCCAATATTAACCCCTCCCGTGTATCAACCCCAAGTCCCCCAACATCAAAACGGGTGACCGAATCAGAAAGTACGAGAAAATACCGTTGGAATCGGGAAAAATACTCCGTTGTCCGTCGCCAAATTGATATTTGGCGGTTTGTGCTACTTTTGTGGGGACAATTCTGGATTAACGGTAAAAAGTGGAGTTACAAAGGAGGCTATAGCGAAGAAAATTTAGCCATCCGACGACAAAAACAAGCGGTTTGGATCAGAGAAAACCTCCTGAGTCTCGGTCCGACCTTCATCAAAGTGGGTCAGTTATTCTCCACCCGCGCTGATCTATTTCCCAGTGAATACGTCGCGGAATTGTCCAAACTACAAGATGAAGTCCCCGCGTTTAGCTACGAACAAGTCGCCAGCATTATTGAAGGAGACTTAGGGAAACCTCTCCCAAAACTCTACCGTAACTTTGATCCCATCCCCATTGCTGCTGCTAGTTTAGGACAAGTCCACAAAGCGCAACTCCATTCAGGAGAAGAAGTGGTCGTTAAAGTCCAGCGTCCGGGTCTTAAACAACTCTTTACTATCGATTTAGCTATCCTCAAGCGCATCGCCCAATATTTCCAAAATCATCCCAAATGGGGCAAAGGAAGGGATTGGTCAGGGATTTATGAAGAATGTTGTCGCATTCTGTGGCTAGAAACCGATTACCTGAACGAAGGGCAAAATGCCGATACCTTTCGCCGCAATTTTCGCGGAGAAGATTGGGTTAAAGTGCCTAGGGTGTATTGGCGTTATACCTCCCCGCGTGTCCTAACCTTGGAATATATGCCAGGGATCAAAATTAGTCACTACGAAAGCCTCGAAGCGGCTGGATTAGATCGGAAAATTTTGGCTAAATTGGGCGCAAAAGCTTATTTATATCAATTACTTAATAGTGGGTTTTTCCATGCTGACCCCCATCCAGGGAATATCGCCGTTAGCACCGATGGAGCCTTAATTTTTTACGATTTCGGCATGATGGGACGCATTAATACCAACGTCCGTGAACGGTTAATGGATACCCTCTTTGGCATTACTCAAAAAGATGGCGATCGCGTGGTATCATCCTTAATCGCTTTAGGAGCCTTAAGTCCCACCGAAGACATGGGACCGGTGCGTCGTTCTATCCAGTTTATGCTGGATAATTTCATGGACAAACCCTTTGAAGAACAGTCCGTGAGTCAAATTAGCGACGATTTGTACGAAATCGCCTATGGTCAGCCCTTTCGCTTCCCCGCAACCTTTACCTTTGTCATGCGGGCGTTTTCGACTCTAGAAGGGGTAGGCAAGGGATTAGACCCCGAATTTAACTTTATGGAAGTGGCACAACCCTTTGCTCTACAACTTATAACCGATATGAATGGCAATACGGCAACCAGTATTCTTGATGAATTGGGACGACAAGCGGCTCAAGTGGGTAACACCGCTTTGGCTTTACCGCAACGCATTGAGGAGACCATAGAAAAATTAGATCGGGGGGACATTCGGGTACGAGTCCGTTCGGTAGAATCGGATCGTCTCCTCCGTCGTCTCAGTTTGATGCAAATGACGACAAACTACACCATTTTGATCACTGGATTGTTGGTATCGGCAACACTTTTATTTGTTAATGGATCAACCTCGATCGCAATAGCCGTTATGATAGTAATATTGGCTCCAGCTTGGGCACTTTTTCGCCTCCTGCGCCGTGTCGATCGCTTAGATCGAACCTTTTAACCAAAGTTGTCTATTATCCACCTTTGTCAATTGTTAGTAGCTCACTCACCAATGATGAATCGTCGTTTTACGGGTCTGACTGATACGGGGGTCCTGCGCTCAGTTAATCAGGATAATTACTACATCGACCCTGACGGGCGGTTTTTTATCGTTGCTGATGGCATGGGTGGTCATGCAGGAGGACAAGAGGCTAGTGCGATCGCAGCCCAACAAATTCACGCCTATCTCGACGCTCACTGGAACGCTGATATCCCCTCCCATACTTTACT is part of the Rippkaea orientalis PCC 8801 genome and harbors:
- a CDS encoding PEP-CTERM sorting domain-containing protein; translation: MPMLDFKPAALGAALMGTVVTLTLSSTSAEAAIIGGSQLDITGTFARTNSGTVLDFDGSGAGEVEGTTGTFVSYIDTDAFLSNITLSFVSSSGGVTYYSATAVNPFVTLTNNTPTTTDDIIFTVNNPFTIQDFGALGFVFPEFTGTFSDFSGNILGTGTVTFNGRANGSYSATITAVPEPLTMLGAGAAVAFGGAFKRKLNKKDKKGSTKA
- the rpoD gene encoding RNA polymerase sigma factor RpoD, coding for MTQANDLLTLTEPQIDLPFFIDPDEGEEIELMTDEALDEVMANPEGKKTRKLSASRRRDPNKKKPYTEDSIRIYLQEIGRIRLLRAEEEIELARKIADLLELERIREKMTEHMGRFPTDLEWSQAINMEWHAFQRRLYLGRKAKDKMVHSNLRLVVSIAKKYMNRGLSFQDLIQEGSLGLIRAAEKFDHEKGYKFSTYATWWIRQAITRAIADQSRTIRLPVHLYETISRIKKTTKILSQEMRRKPTEEEIATRMEMTIEKLRFIAKSAQLPISLETPIGKEEDSRLGDFIEADGENPEDEVSKNLLREDLENVLDTLSPRERDVLRLRYGLDDGRMKTLEEIGQIFNVTRERIRQIEAKALRKLRHPNRNSILKEYIR
- a CDS encoding XisI protein, translating into MEKLEKYRELVKKIIDQYEQYKPKYGQIEVQKIFDKERDHYQLMNVGWHGNRRLRGCVLQIDLKNDKIWIQHDGTEIGVANELVEWGVPKEDIVLAYYAPHQRQYTGFAIE
- the crtE gene encoding geranylgeranyl diphosphate synthase CrtE, producing the protein MVTTGETLVTQQETSNFDLASYLKDKQQLVEAALDRSLAITRPETIYEAMRYSLLAGGKRLRPILCLTTCELLGGTLEMALPTACALEMIHTMSLIHDDLPAMDNDDYRRGKLTNHKKYGEDIAILAGDGLLAYAFEYAATQTRNVDPHNLINVLGRLGRTVGPAGLVGGQVLDLESEGKPDITVDTLKFIHTHKTGALLETSVVSGAILAGGSTEDIQRLSQYAQNIGLAFQIIDDILDITSTQEELGKTAGKDLRDQKATYPSLWGLEESKKQAQNLVSGAIAQLTPYGNKAEPLRAIANFIVTRNN
- a CDS encoding DUF29 domain-containing protein, with the translated sequence MSQIPIKETYSLYETDYPLWLEKQAIALKNRDINALDWDNLLGEIESLGNEQIHAVNNLLKQIIIHRLKLDYSSEIYSRHHWKCEINSFIDTLEDKLTNSIRNKIDLEKPYSRARRTVLENYNLDLPKECPYALDELMTYLDTKIDRN
- a CDS encoding XisH family protein, translating into MPAKDIFHDTVKKALVKDGWKITDDPLYLDYGGVDMYVDLGVEKIIAAEKNKQKIAVEIKTFNRPSLIAEFHTALGQFLNYRLVLENIEPERELDLAVTEDIYETFFTLVFTQKSVAKYQIKLIVYDVNQEVIKQWKN
- the tnpB gene encoding IS200/IS605 family element RNA-guided endonuclease TnpB codes for the protein MGNKTYRFRLYPNQEQQQFLAKCFGCSRFVYNYFLRLTTDIYTDCQKSLRYKEWAKLLTSLKKEFEWLNEVNSQALQQTLKNLETAYSRFFKGLAKFPRFKKRSNKQSFRVPQHFSITEESKLKLPKMTPIKMVIHREIEGEIKSVTITKTASGKYYASIVTELEISKAPLNGEKIGLDLGLKDFVITSKPEKFPNPRYFQRSLRRLKIRQRRLSRKVKDSNNRNKARVRVAKIHEKVANQRLDYQHKISLKLTNENQVISCEDLNIKGIVKNRKLAKQISDVAWGQFLTLLEYKGDIYGCEIKRVDRFFPSSKRCSNCGYIKEDLTLKDREWTCRECHAHHDRDINACWNLLQFSDGYIEQEVSESTPNQTVEMQCIKSVSS
- a CDS encoding zinc ribbon domain-containing protein, with product MVYACELGNSQTVYLNNQGNQTTITVASVGVGQQQQSSTSFLTGQWLSPPQLYRTGNGVILKITTATGESYIQLQGNNISLMGRTPGLGNAQQMQIHQVTNIPNTMPSMQPMEPMQPMQAIKMGDMQMNMNPMEMRMGNMQMKMGEHPQPSPQFCSQCGAKVQGGDRFCSSCGHRLI
- a CDS encoding divergent PAP2 family protein, producing MQDFEAILHNPILSASLLACFSAQGLKVIIELLRNGKINPRFFVSTGGMPSSHSALVGALATGVGLTVGWESPEFAIASLFAVIVMYDAAGVRQAAGKQARILNQILDEFFHDGHHLNEERLKELLGHTPFQVFVGLAWGIVISVLALPAL
- a CDS encoding DUF6825 family protein; its protein translation is MSNPVLHAFFLGRAFAEVLSEKIEDSLTNALSELGKFDAEQREHLRQFIEEVQARAQVDVTQGSTATSSSGEDSPTDLQETIDDLRAEIARLKAELKNYRAQKA